CACGGCCAGGACGGGATGGGCGACCTGGGCCTGCCCGCGCCGACCCGCAGGCCGGTCGACGTGGACGCGGTGACCCTGCTGCGCCGCGAGATCCTCGCCTCCCCGCGCCCGGTCACCCTCGTCCCGACCGCCCCGCTGACCAACATCGCGCTGCTGCTGCGCACCCACCCCGAGGTGACGCGCAACATCGAGCGGATCGTGTTCATGGGCGGCGCGGTGGCCACCGGGAACGCCACGCCGGTTGCGGAGTTCAACGTATGGCACGACCCGGAGGCGGCGGCCGTCCTGCTGACCGCGGGGGTGCCGATCACGATGTACGGCCTCGACGTGTTCGAACGCGTCCTGGTCCCGTCGGCGGACGTCCAGCGCCTGCGCACCAGCCCCGACCCCCGCCTCCGCCTGGCCGGCGACCTCCTCGCCCACCGCGACCCGGCCCTCTCGGGCGACCCCACGCCCACCGGCGGCCTCGGCGACGCGGGCGCGATCTGCGCGGTGGCCGACCCCTCCGGCCTCACCACC
This window of the Streptomyces sp. NBC_01275 genome carries:
- a CDS encoding nucleoside hydrolase translates to MTGQPIPVIIDCDTGVDDALALLFAVRHPGLDVRAVTCVAGNTDVDGVVRNTLTVLEQAGAKDIPVARGAERPLIEPARSASHVHGQDGMGDLGLPAPTRRPVDVDAVTLLRREILASPRPVTLVPTAPLTNIALLLRTHPEVTRNIERIVFMGGAVATGNATPVAEFNVWHDPEAAAVLLTAGVPITMYGLDVFERVLVPSADVQRLRTSPDPRLRLAGDLLAHRDPALSGDPTPTGGLGDAGAICAVADPSGLTTERLPVEVSLSPGPSRGQTIVDRRPRPGESEIHGGAPREQQWVDVALDVDVERYVKLWLETVEGSL